CACTTCAGGCAAAGCCGTCGGCGCTTTGGTCGACATGCCTTTCGATCTCTACGGTATCAAAAAAGGCCTGCACGTGCTGACCCTCCCCGACCGCCCGGTGATTCACAACACCACACTGCTGGCGACCAGTGACTACATCAAAGAAAACCCGGAAACCGTCGACGCGTTCATCAAAGGCTTCATCGAAGCGCTGCACTTCTTCAAAACCAAGCCAGCCGAAGTCGTGCCGATCTTGAAGCGCAACCTATCGGCGCGCTACGGCCTACAAGACGACGAGTACTACGAACACCTGCAGCGCGAGTGGGCCAAGCTGCTTTCGAAAAAACCCTACCCGCTGCCCCAGGCGATTCAGAATGTTTATGATTTAGATGTTGGCAAGGACCCGAAAATGCGCCACATCGGCCCGATGGAGCCGTGGGATTTGCATTACCTGCGCAAGATCGACGACACCGGATTCATCGACAAGCTCTACGGCAACGCCGCGTGAACGACTACGGCGCGCTCTGAACTTTTTCTCGCCACAAACCGTCTCCGGGTAAACTGCGCAGGGGCGCCGCTTACCCGGCAGGCTGCCCCAACACCAACATCAGTTGGTTCAGGCGCTTCACGAACCCCGCTGGGTCTTCGAGTTGGCCGCCCTCGGCCAACAGCGACTGATCGAACAGGACTTTCGCCAGATCGGTAAAGCGCGTTTCGTCAGCCTCATTCTTGAGGCGCTGCACCAGCGGGTGATGCGGGTTGACTTCGAGAATCGGCTTGGAGGCGGGCACGTTTTGCCCCGCTGCCTTGAGCATGCGCTGCAAGTTGCCACCCATGTCGTGTTCGTCGGCCACTAGACACGCCGGTGAATCGGTCAGGCGCAGCGTGACGCGCACATCCTTGACGCCAGCGCCGAGCGCTTTCTTGATGCGCTCCAGCAGCGGTTTCGCTTCGCCCTCTTCTTTTTCCTGGGCCTTTTTCTCTTCTTCGTCCTCGAGCTTGCCCAGTTCGAGGCGTCCCTTCGCCACCGACTGCAACGGCTTGCCGTCGAACTCGGTGAGATGCTGCATGACCCATTCGTCGACGCGATCGGCCATCAGCAGCACCTCGACGCCCTTTTTGCGAAACACTTCCAAATGCGGGCTGTTCTTCGCGGCCGCGAACGTGTCGGCAGTAACGAAGTAAATCTTTTCCTGCTCCGGCTTCATGCGCCCGATGTAATCCGTCAGCGCCACATCCTGGGTTTCGGTATCCGCGTGGGTGGAAGCGAAACGCAGGAGCTTCGCGACGCGTTCGCGATTGGCGTAGTCTTCGCCGACGCCTTCCTTGATAACCCGGCCGAATTCCTTCCAGAACGTGGTGAATTTCTCCTTGTTGTTCTCGGCCAAGTCTTCGATCATCGACAGCACCCGCTTGACGTTGCCCGCGCGTATCGCTTCGATGTCCTTCGATTCCTGCAGGATTTCT
This region of Deltaproteobacteria bacterium genomic DNA includes:
- a CDS encoding ABC transporter substrate-binding protein yields the protein MRTLDLLASDSSHLPFLYVFKESKVMEKYGFEIDLHIVGGAKAPTMAHRAKLALAGEIDFLSGLHHETYRERAKGEKRLTYLAQAQNNWDDRLVVRSEIKTVNDLKGKKIVCHSKAPCVSGNLRAVLLDCGLKPEEINMDVIDDTSGKFLEFVDEITSGKAVGALVDMPFDLYGIKKGLHVLTLPDRPVIHNTTLLATSDYIKENPETVDAFIKGFIEALHFFKTKPAEVVPILKRNLSARYGLQDDEYYEHLQREWAKLLSKKPYPLPQAIQNVYDLDVGKDPKMRHIGPMEPWDLHYLRKIDDTGFIDKLYGNAA